The proteins below come from a single Chitinophaga pinensis DSM 2588 genomic window:
- a CDS encoding RNA ligase (ATP): MERKLVSPVVIDDVQPIEGADLIEVATVKGWKLVIKKGEFVTGDHAVYCEIDSFLPVKEEFEFLRKSSFRRMGEQEGFRLKTMRMRGQISQGLLLPIRLLDGYTYQLGEDVSAHLGVVKYEPPMPAALGGIAKGNFPSFIPKTDEERIQNLSKEFESYKQHTFYVTEKLDGSSVTYYMNEGLFGVCSRNLDLEASEDNSFWKVAEKENIAAKLAALGKNIAIQGELIGEGIQGNAYGFRGQTARFFNAFDIDAYRYLGLEEFTALIASLDLQTVPILDLNYTLPATLDEMLTIADGASVLSPQGKSVEREGLVIRSTDRKISFKVISNKFLLNER; this comes from the coding sequence ATGGAAAGGAAATTAGTGTCCCCGGTTGTCATTGACGACGTACAACCAATTGAGGGTGCGGACCTTATTGAAGTAGCCACCGTTAAGGGGTGGAAACTCGTTATTAAAAAAGGAGAATTCGTAACAGGCGATCACGCCGTCTATTGCGAAATTGATTCTTTCCTGCCGGTAAAGGAGGAATTCGAATTCCTGAGAAAAAGCTCATTCCGTAGAATGGGAGAGCAGGAGGGCTTCAGGCTCAAAACAATGAGGATGAGAGGACAGATCTCTCAGGGGCTCTTATTGCCTATCAGACTGCTGGATGGCTACACTTACCAGTTAGGTGAGGATGTATCCGCACACCTGGGCGTGGTGAAATACGAACCTCCTATGCCTGCTGCATTAGGTGGTATCGCCAAAGGAAACTTCCCTTCCTTTATCCCTAAAACGGATGAAGAAAGAATCCAGAACCTCAGCAAAGAGTTTGAATCATACAAACAACATACATTTTATGTAACGGAAAAACTGGACGGTTCTTCTGTGACATACTACATGAACGAAGGTTTGTTTGGCGTATGTTCCCGTAACCTGGACCTTGAAGCATCTGAAGATAACAGTTTCTGGAAGGTGGCTGAAAAGGAGAATATTGCTGCTAAACTGGCTGCCCTTGGTAAGAATATCGCAATACAGGGTGAGCTGATCGGTGAAGGTATACAGGGCAATGCATACGGTTTCCGCGGACAAACAGCACGGTTTTTCAATGCGTTTGATATTGATGCTTACAGGTACCTCGGACTGGAAGAATTCACTGCGCTGATAGCATCGCTTGACTTGCAGACAGTACCTATCCTGGACCTGAATTATACCTTACCTGCTACATTGGATGAAATGCTGACCATCGCAGATGGCGCTTCCGTATTGAGTCCGCAGGGTAAGTCTGTAGAAAGGGAAGGACTGGTAATCAGATCCACCGACAGAAAGATTTCATTCAAGGTGATTTCAAATAAATTCCTTTTGAACGAAAGATAA
- a CDS encoding GntR family transcriptional regulator, whose amino-acid sequence MMHLSIDHNSSVPLHIQAEELLRKMIEDPQFRNGKFLPNEVELSKELQISRTTLRQALNKLVYEGLLVRKKGIGTKVSEKTVSSKSMNWKSFSQEMAARGIPIRNFELHISWVKPQEELVHFFDIKPEQKVLKLERLRGRPEGPFVYFVSYFHPSIGLSGEEDFKRPLYEILEQDYKVTATLSKEEISAKAADNFIGAKLEIDAGSPILFRKRFVYDQDEHPIELNMGYYKSDSFIYTVESRR is encoded by the coding sequence ATGATGCATCTTTCTATTGACCATAACAGCAGTGTGCCCCTGCATATTCAGGCGGAGGAATTATTGAGGAAAATGATTGAAGACCCGCAATTCCGTAACGGGAAGTTTCTGCCGAACGAAGTAGAGTTATCGAAAGAGTTGCAGATCTCCCGTACTACCCTGCGCCAGGCGTTGAATAAACTGGTTTATGAAGGATTACTGGTACGTAAGAAAGGGATCGGAACGAAGGTGTCGGAGAAAACGGTCAGTTCGAAGTCTATGAACTGGAAAAGCTTCTCCCAGGAGATGGCGGCAAGGGGTATTCCTATCCGCAATTTTGAACTGCATATCAGCTGGGTAAAACCACAGGAAGAACTGGTGCACTTTTTCGATATCAAACCGGAACAGAAGGTACTGAAGCTGGAAAGATTACGCGGCCGGCCCGAAGGGCCGTTTGTATACTTTGTATCTTATTTTCATCCGTCTATCGGACTGAGTGGCGAAGAGGATTTTAAACGTCCGTTGTATGAGATATTGGAGCAGGATTATAAGGTGACTGCCACCCTGTCAAAAGAAGAGATCAGTGCCAAAGCAGCTGACAATTTTATAGGGGCTAAACTGGAAATTGATGCGGGTAGTCCGATATTGTTCAGGAAACGATTTGTCTATGATCAGGACGAGCATCCTATCGAACTGAATATGGGCTATTATAAATCAGATAGTTTTATCTATACGGTGGAAAGCAGGAGGTGA